From the Candidatus Methanomethylophilaceae archaeon genome, one window contains:
- a CDS encoding iron ABC transporter permease has translation MSSDIVSDDPLIKDVVRKSLGIWDAPAEDNRDDTTNSIVDKYKKYVHRKWVFIVVCIVATFAVLLLALTVGDYPLSVGRCYEIIFQQITGYQFPQGRESLEASIIFDIRLPRVYLGILAGVGLAAAGVAMQSTLMNPLADPYTTGVSSGASFGATIGIVLGISIFGVPAQYTTVINAFVFSLIPMFVIIILSKLRNGSPTTMIMAGIAIMYIFNAFTTLISLMAEPEKLQQLYRWTVGSLAMAGSSDVVVMAVFVIPGVIALQFLTSKLNILSTGDDTAKSLGVDADRMRRLILLIVALIAAAVVSFTGLIGFVGLVAPHIVRIFVGPDNRFLLPASAAFGALLLVVADLIGRTIIAPAQLEVGVVTAFMGGPLFLWLIVRKNSKVWG, from the coding sequence ATGTCCTCAGACATCGTATCCGACGATCCGCTCATAAAGGACGTCGTCAGGAAATCGTTGGGCATCTGGGACGCCCCCGCCGAGGATAACAGGGACGACACCACCAATTCGATCGTGGACAAATACAAGAAGTATGTCCACAGAAAATGGGTGTTCATTGTCGTATGTATAGTCGCCACTTTCGCGGTGCTTCTGTTGGCGCTGACCGTCGGCGACTATCCGCTGTCAGTCGGGAGATGCTATGAGATCATATTCCAGCAGATCACAGGCTATCAGTTCCCGCAGGGCAGGGAGTCTTTGGAAGCCAGCATAATATTCGACATTAGATTGCCGAGGGTCTATCTCGGCATATTGGCAGGCGTCGGTCTCGCGGCGGCAGGTGTCGCCATGCAGAGCACTTTGATGAACCCGCTTGCCGATCCTTACACCACAGGAGTGTCGTCCGGAGCAAGTTTCGGAGCGACCATAGGCATAGTGCTTGGGATATCGATCTTCGGGGTCCCCGCGCAGTACACCACCGTCATCAACGCGTTCGTGTTCTCGCTGATCCCCATGTTCGTGATCATCATCCTGTCGAAGCTGCGGAACGGCTCTCCCACGACGATGATCATGGCGGGTATCGCCATCATGTACATATTCAACGCCTTCACGACGCTGATATCTCTGATGGCCGAGCCGGAGAAGCTGCAGCAGCTGTACCGCTGGACCGTAGGATCTTTGGCGATGGCCGGATCCTCCGACGTAGTCGTGATGGCTGTGTTCGTCATCCCAGGCGTGATAGCGCTCCAGTTCCTGACCAGCAAGCTGAACATCCTCTCTACCGGAGACGACACCGCGAAATCGCTCGGAGTCGACGCGGACCGCATGAGGAGATTGATCCTTCTCATAGTGGCGCTCATCGCCGCCGCCGTTGTCAGTTTCACCGGGCTCATCGGATTCGTCGGTCTGGTGGCCCCGCACATCGTGAGGATATTCGTCGGTCCAGACAACAGGTTCCTGCTTCCGGCTTCCGCCGCTTTCGGAGCTTTGCTGCTGGTCGTCGCGGATCTCATCGGACGCACGATAATCGCTCCCGCCCAGTTGGAGGTGGGTGTGGTCACCGCGTTCATGGGCGGACCGCTGTTCCTCTGGCTGATTGTCAGGAAGAACAGCAAGGTATGGGGATGA
- a CDS encoding Ig-like domain-containing protein, with product MEKNKLIALIAAAIIIIAAIAAAVVLTSGNGNKDVSVSKVTLDKTSLTLDVGSSYTLTPTVSPSDATNKNVTWKSSNTSVATVSNGVVIGVSAGNATITVTTVDGSKTATCSVTVKAVSTVVNVTGVSLDNTTLEVVKGSSAVLTANVAPSNATNKNVTWKSSDSSVATVSNGVVTGVSNGTATITVTTVDGSKTATCAVTVKTAMNSYAYDFKYTQSVRLAVFGNVNGDDDIDQKDMVALMNILEGKALFDQNMNAYADVNADGVIDSADIAALQKILDKEETTLYYWDVEPKIASIKWPIDKSNLKIATHHIYPIDALIILGEYDKIIGTTNQSFGNSITAEDRYPGVGDKIKNIGEPNKGAPETLAASGANLFIAPWYNDYSKLETLIANGLDMQIIMLPITKCSADYVDQYGSLLILGFILDDMEQAHKYLDWADGIEKKVADGVARLDKTYTFISPFLSISDSETTISLDSPYTNGSAPGDVYTLSKLPMRSVNLVVDSGCPKVSLEWVYTVNPDVIFIIQFQNGSHSVEAVEEDFNNKAEVFKYTDAYANKQIYGVNYYNIANYFGIPQLLLMASYIWPDIFSEEEGWEAMQYCYDNFSMYSNPDVKNMGNAQPYKMA from the coding sequence ATGGAAAAGAACAAACTCATAGCCCTTATTGCCGCTGCGATAATCATTATCGCCGCAATAGCGGCCGCAGTGGTTCTGACATCCGGAAATGGAAACAAGGATGTTAGCGTTAGTAAAGTTACATTGGATAAAACATCCTTAACATTGGATGTTGGCTCGTCATACACGCTTACGCCTACCGTGTCTCCCTCCGATGCCACGAACAAGAACGTCACCTGGAAATCCAGCAACACGTCTGTCGCCACGGTTTCGAACGGCGTCGTGATCGGCGTTTCCGCCGGAAATGCGACCATAACGGTGACCACGGTGGACGGTTCCAAGACTGCCACGTGCAGCGTCACGGTAAAAGCGGTCTCCACCGTCGTCAATGTCACGGGAGTCTCCCTCGACAACACCACTCTGGAAGTCGTGAAAGGATCGTCGGCTGTGCTCACCGCGAACGTAGCTCCCTCCAACGCTACTAACAAGAACGTCACCTGGAAATCCAGCGACAGCTCAGTCGCCACCGTATCCAACGGCGTAGTTACCGGAGTCTCCAACGGTACCGCAACCATAACTGTGACCACCGTCGACGGTTCCAAGACCGCCACCTGCGCAGTGACCGTGAAAACCGCGATGAACTCATACGCTTACGATTTCAAGTACACCCAGAGCGTCAGGCTTGCGGTGTTCGGAAACGTCAACGGAGACGACGACATCGACCAGAAAGACATGGTCGCTCTGATGAACATTCTCGAAGGCAAGGCCCTTTTCGACCAGAACATGAACGCGTATGCGGATGTCAACGCCGACGGAGTCATCGATTCCGCAGATATCGCCGCTCTCCAGAAGATACTGGACAAGGAAGAGACCACCCTGTACTACTGGGATGTCGAACCCAAGATCGCCAGCATCAAGTGGCCCATCGACAAGTCCAACCTCAAGATCGCCACCCACCACATCTATCCAATCGATGCGCTGATCATTCTCGGCGAGTATGACAAGATCATCGGAACTACCAACCAGTCCTTCGGCAATTCCATCACCGCCGAAGACAGGTATCCCGGCGTCGGCGATAAGATCAAGAACATCGGAGAGCCCAACAAGGGAGCCCCCGAGACCCTCGCCGCATCCGGCGCGAACCTCTTCATCGCTCCTTGGTACAACGACTATTCCAAGCTGGAGACCTTGATCGCCAACGGTCTGGACATGCAGATCATCATGCTGCCGATCACCAAGTGCTCAGCCGATTATGTGGACCAGTACGGATCCCTCCTGATCCTCGGTTTCATCCTCGACGACATGGAGCAGGCCCACAAGTACCTCGACTGGGCCGACGGCATCGAGAAGAAGGTTGCGGACGGAGTCGCAAGGCTCGACAAGACCTACACTTTCATCTCGCCCTTCCTGTCCATCAGCGACAGCGAGACCACCATCTCCTTGGACTCGCCCTACACCAACGGCTCCGCGCCCGGTGACGTCTACACTCTGAGCAAACTCCCGATGAGGAGCGTGAACCTCGTAGTGGATTCCGGATGCCCCAAGGTCAGTCTCGAGTGGGTATACACTGTGAACCCCGATGTCATATTCATCATCCAGTTCCAGAACGGTTCCCACTCCGTCGAAGCGGTCGAGGAAGACTTCAACAACAAAGCTGAAGTCTTCAAGTACACCGACGCCTACGCCAACAAGCAGATCTACGGCGTCAACTACTACAACATCGCCAATTACTTCGGAATACCCCAGCTTCTCCTGATGGCCTCGTACATCTGGCCCGACATCTTCAGCGAGGAGGAAGGATGGGAGGCGATGCAGTACTGCTACGACAACTTCTCGATGTACAGCAACCCTGACGTCAAGAACATGGGCAACGCCCAACCCTACAAGATGGCCTGA
- a CDS encoding ABC transporter ATP-binding protein, with the protein MFFRYFTKKDWVFVALCTIFIVFQVYLDLKIPEYMNGITYAIQTGHASDIVQQDGYRMVACALLSLAASVCAGFFAAKFAASYTRTLRKRMFSKVQELSSQDISEISAASLVTRSTNDPYQLQNFLGRSLQVIVKSPILASWAILKISGSDWHWTAITLAGVLIIVTTISVVMWCVIKYFKRIQWLKDDVNREVRENLTGSKVIRAYNAEEYRKSKFDDASEALLDNNVKIFTWMAPMGSMSSAVVNIMTISIYWVGALLIADAADQDTKFRLFSDMVVFSSYALQVMSAFMMLTGIIRGFPGAKVSYGRMTEVIERERSVPEGSFDGETPETGTIEFENVTFTYPGRKKPALSDVSFKIGKGQTLAVLGSTGSGKSTLIKLILRQYDPDSGRVMIDGRDAKDYTRKALYSRLGYVPQTPIIFTGSVERNVNFGETSPFRSREDILRALRIAQAEEFVSKLPEGTETVLSQYGKNVSGGQKQRITIARAICKDPEALLLDDSFSALDFKTDSALRGCLKRDMAGTTKVIVAQRVGTVMDADLIIVLDEGEVMGIGTHESLMESCPIYRDTAIAQMEERRCRREDRLGQAPRSPNRFGRRFGSC; encoded by the coding sequence ATGTTCTTCAGATATTTCACCAAAAAAGATTGGGTTTTCGTAGCCCTATGCACAATATTCATAGTGTTCCAGGTGTACCTAGATCTGAAGATACCCGAATACATGAACGGCATCACGTATGCCATCCAAACCGGACATGCCTCGGACATAGTTCAGCAAGACGGGTATAGGATGGTGGCGTGCGCCCTGCTGAGCTTGGCGGCCTCCGTGTGCGCCGGATTCTTCGCCGCAAAATTCGCGGCCTCTTACACCCGCACCCTCCGCAAAAGAATGTTCTCGAAGGTGCAGGAGCTGTCTTCCCAGGACATCTCGGAGATATCAGCCGCATCCTTGGTGACGAGAAGCACCAACGATCCTTACCAGCTGCAGAACTTCCTCGGAAGAAGCCTGCAGGTCATCGTCAAATCGCCTATACTGGCATCCTGGGCCATCCTGAAGATCTCCGGGTCAGACTGGCATTGGACTGCGATAACCTTGGCCGGGGTGCTGATCATCGTCACCACCATCTCGGTGGTCATGTGGTGCGTCATAAAGTATTTCAAACGCATCCAGTGGCTGAAAGACGACGTCAACCGCGAAGTCCGCGAGAACCTGACGGGATCCAAGGTCATACGCGCGTATAACGCCGAAGAATACCGCAAATCCAAATTCGACGATGCCAGCGAGGCGCTCCTCGACAACAACGTGAAGATATTCACCTGGATGGCGCCCATGGGCAGCATGTCGAGCGCGGTCGTCAACATCATGACCATATCGATCTACTGGGTCGGAGCTTTGCTGATCGCGGACGCCGCGGACCAGGACACCAAATTCCGTCTGTTCTCGGACATGGTGGTCTTCTCGTCGTACGCTCTGCAGGTTATGTCGGCGTTCATGATGCTCACAGGCATAATCCGCGGCTTCCCGGGCGCGAAGGTGTCCTACGGAAGGATGACCGAAGTCATAGAGAGGGAGAGGAGCGTCCCCGAAGGCTCTTTCGACGGCGAGACGCCCGAAACCGGGACGATAGAGTTCGAAAATGTCACATTCACTTATCCCGGAAGGAAAAAGCCGGCGCTGAGCGACGTGAGCTTCAAGATCGGAAAGGGGCAGACCTTGGCGGTGCTCGGATCCACGGGAAGCGGGAAAAGCACGCTGATAAAGCTCATACTGAGGCAATACGACCCCGATTCGGGAAGGGTGATGATAGATGGCAGAGACGCGAAGGATTACACGCGCAAAGCCCTCTATTCCCGCCTCGGGTATGTGCCGCAGACCCCCATAATATTCACCGGCTCCGTGGAGCGCAACGTCAACTTCGGCGAGACATCCCCGTTCAGGAGCCGCGAAGACATCCTCCGCGCCCTCAGGATCGCGCAGGCCGAGGAGTTCGTATCCAAGCTTCCCGAGGGCACAGAAACCGTCCTGTCCCAATACGGGAAGAACGTCTCCGGGGGGCAGAAACAGAGGATAACGATTGCCCGCGCCATATGCAAAGATCCGGAAGCCCTTCTCCTGGACGATTCGTTCTCCGCCTTGGATTTCAAAACGGACAGCGCCCTCCGCGGCTGCCTCAAAAGGGACATGGCGGGAACCACCAAGGTCATAGTGGCCCAGAGGGTGGGGACGGTCATGGACGCGGACCTCATCATCGTCCTGGACGAGGGGGAGGTCATGGGCATAGGGACCCACGAGAGCCTTATGGAAAGCTGCCCGATATACCGCGACACGGCCATAGCGCAGATGGAGGAGCGCCGATGCCGCCGGGAGGACCGCCTTGGGCAAGCGCCGAGAAGCCCAAATCGCTTTGGAAGACGCTTTGGATCCTGCTGA